DNA sequence from the Cohnella herbarum genome:
ACTCCCCTAGTCTGTTTTTCTCCCCGTCATGAATGACCGCCAGGATGTTCTGCATGGGAGCGACGTTGTATCGGGGCAAATGATAGCGGCTTCCGGCAGGCAACTCGTCCAGATACTTCAGCATAAGCTCTTCCATCGTCACTACGATCGTATATCTTCCGCACATCGCTTGTCCCTCCTGCCTCTAGACTCTTACAACCCTCTTTTCCAGTATAAGCTCGAAAATACAAAAAATAAACATGGATTAAAGAACGTTTGTTCGCATATAATGAATTATACAGACCGGACGAATAGGATCGGAGGACACTATAAATGAGCAAAAAGCTGGAGGATTCCGGATTATGGGAGTCAAGTCGGATGATGCTTACGGAGTACAAGGAACGAATGATCGCCGAGAACTCGGATTTCAAGCTGAAGCGGTCGATGAAGCCCGTGTTAGATGAGCAACAATGGGAAGAGATCATGCGGGTGCTTATGGAGTCGCTGGGAATGAGGGTCGTGGCGCATTTTAAGCTGTACCATGAATATGAAGACTGCGCGGCGATCGGTATCGTCGATAAGGTGGATCCGTATACCCGCACATTCCTAATCGATGGGGAACGGTTTAAGATGGAGGATATTATCGGCGCAAAATTGTAATTAGGAAAACAAGGCGTCCATGAAGCGATTAATAAGGTAAAACAATTAGCCAATCAGCGTCGGGGGATTAATAGGCTGAGTGGCTATTTGGCGCTATTTTAACTGGGAATACGATACTCAGACAACGGGGGAGATGTTGAATGGGGGAGCTACTCAGTCCTTCAGTAACCGTCAATATCCGAACTGATAATATCCGAACTGATAATATCCTGAGCAACTTCGGTCATATCGTTGTTGAACTGATGTCCGCGCCCATCGAATGGACGAATAACGGCATGAGGAAGCTTCTCGGCGTATAGCGAAAGATGAGCAAACGGCACCCATTCATCGTCGCGGCTATGATAAAAGAATAGCGGGTGAACTTTGGAAAGCTTTGAAGCAAACTGTTCATTAAGCGCATACTCTTCCACTTCCCAATCCTCGGCACCCCAGTAGGGAGAAGCGACAAGGAACACGCCGGCAATGCGATTCGCGGTATCTACTTCGGAAAGATATTTCAGCAAAAATGAAGCTCCTAAAGAATGCCCGACAAGGAGCACTTCTCCATCTCGCGAGGCTATGTATTGGATAATTTGTTCTTTCCATGCTGCATAGTCGGGCTTGTCTTCTTCAGGCATTCTTGGAAAACACACCTCGTAACCGGAGCCCAAAACTTCTTGAAGATGCGCTGCCAACTTCACGTCCGCATCGTATGCTCCTTCTCCGCCACCTTGAATGAATAACAATTGTTTTGTCACTGTTGTCTTCCTCCCATGCAAAATTATCATCTTTATTTTAACTATAAATAATAATAGAGGTTTCTTATTGATTGCTATCTTTCCGCTTCTGCTAAGAGTTTCGATCGTCCAATAGCGGTCATAACTTTCCAATCCTCGGAGTTTCGAGCCGATAATCTGCATGGGATGTGGGGGCGGTAGCGAGGGATAGGCGGAAAATCGGGCTAACTCGGTCACGGATGAGCAGAGTAGCGGGGAGATAGGCTGAAAATCCGGCCTAGGTAGCAGGGAGTTAGACGGAAAATCAGGCGAAGTCGGGCATGGGTCGGCTCGGTTGCGGGAATTAGACGAAAAATCAGGCGAATTCGGTCACGAATGGGCTGGGTAGCGGGGAGATAGGCTGAAAATCCGGCTAACTCGGTCACGGATGGGCTGGGTAGCGGGGTATAGGCTGAAAATCCGGCTAATTCGGTCACGGATGAGCAGGGTAGCGGGAGTTAGGCGGAGAATCGCTCTAAGTCCGATGTATGCCGCCATACTCCATCAAATAATACGCCCCATTCGAGGATACGCCGTCCCCTTTAATGTGCCAGCCCTGCGAGCGATAGAAGCGTAGGGCTTTCGCATTTTCTTTGATGCATTTTAGCGTAAGCGGCGGGGAAGCGTCGAAAGTTTCATAGCAGGTTTGCAGGAGCTTCGTGCCCACCTGTTGCCCTGTATAGTCGGGATGGACGTAAAGATGGTGAATGAAGTGATCGGGAATCCATACCGCGACGAATCCAATTATCCTTGCGCCGTTGGTCGCGACAAGCACGAGTTCGCCTTCGGTGTCCCGATCGAAGTCTTCGGGCGCGAGCTTGGAGGAATCCATCCAAGTAAAATATTGCGCGCGGGATTTCAAATAAATTTCCCTTAGGGCGCTATGGTCTTGTTTGGTAGCTTGCCTGACCCGCAGCATCGCCACTCCTCCAGTTCATCGTTGGTCGATCCAACACATATAACGTAATTGAATCACAGAGCGGCTTGGCGTTCAAGGAGGAAGTAGTCGGCGGGTGAGCATAAACTTCGGAATTGAGTGGTCAAAAAGGTGCATGACCGAAGACCTAATTTAAACGCTATGCGTTATACGAGTGTGGTATACTAGGTTAAAATAGCGTTTGCAATTCTGTTGGTCTATCGTTACACGGGCGCGCATCTATAGAGTCGATCGTCGGAGGTCCATCATGTTCGAGAAAGTACTGCCCCCAATTCAAACCTATGAAGCAAGGGACGGAAGGTCGTTGTGCTACCGTCATTATTTGGCGGATTCGAATAAAGTCGTCATTCTGCTGCATGGAATCTCGGAGGACGGGCAATATTTGCATCCGCTGGCCGAATTTATTTCCAAACGGCAATTGGCTCAAGTCATCGTGCCCGATCTTAGAGGTTACGGATTACATCCGGTCCGCAGGGGCGACGTGGAATATATTGGCCAGCATGACGACGATATCGAGGATTTGATAAAATGGCTCAGATCGCGCGCGTCCTCTCCGCTTACTTTGATCATGGCGGGACATTCCGGCGGAGGAGGGAATGCGATTCGCCTGGCCGTCCATCGGGTTTCCCGGGAGATCGCCGCATTCCTGCTGCTCGCGCCTTCCGTTCATCCGAAAGCGCCGATCAGCCACGAGAAGGAACCGTGGAGCACGATTCAGATCGACAAGCAGAGGGTTCGCATCTTGACTGTTCTGAGCGCTGTTGGTATCCGACATCTGAATAAATGGGTCGTCATGCGCAACGACAAGCCGATTGCGAGCAGACATGGGCGAGAAACTTTGGAGCTCAGCTACAGGTTGATGCTGTCCAGAACGCCGAAAGCCAAGTACGAGCGTTATTTGCGGGCGATGACCCAACCGACGCTCGTATTGGTCGGAGATAAAGAGGAAGTATTCATTCCCGGTCAATATGCGCCGATGTTCGCCCAATACAATCAAGCCAAGGTAGAGACGGTACTGGATTGCGATCACGACGGCATCCTCGCGAACAAGGGGACATTCCGTGAAGTCGAGAGCTGGCTTCGGGCTTTGAAGGTTTAGAGAATGAGGGATTAACCATAGCTATAAATGAGAATAGGGAACCCCGACGCATTACGGTCGGGTTTTTTTGCGCGCGGTTCAGGAGAGGGGGATCTCAAAAGTTGTGGACAGGCTGTGCATAAGTCTGTGGATAAGTTGGTGGATTACAAACTCTAGAGCGCAGGATAGAGTATCAGCGAGAGTTACACGAAAAAATCGACTAATTCGGGAGTAGTGGCTAGTTTCAGCGAGAGTTACACGAAAAAATCGACTAATTCGGAAGCAGTAGCTAGTTTCGGAGAGAGTTACACGAAAAAATCGACTAATTCTGGAGTAGTGGCTAGTTTCGGCGAGAGTTACACGAAAAAATCGACTAATTCGGGAGTAGTGGCTAGTTTCAGCGAGAGTTACTCGAAAGAATCGACTAATTCGGGAGTAGTAGCAAGTTTCAGCGAGAGTTACACGAAAAAATCGACTAATTCTGGAGTAGTAGCAAGTTTCAG
Encoded proteins:
- a CDS encoding YolD-like family protein, yielding MSKKLEDSGLWESSRMMLTEYKERMIAENSDFKLKRSMKPVLDEQQWEEIMRVLMESLGMRVVAHFKLYHEYEDCAAIGIVDKVDPYTRTFLIDGERFKMEDIIGAKL
- a CDS encoding RBBP9/YdeN family alpha/beta hydrolase, whose translation is MTKQLLFIQGGGEGAYDADVKLAAHLQEVLGSGYEVCFPRMPEEDKPDYAAWKEQIIQYIASRDGEVLLVGHSLGASFLLKYLSEVDTANRIAGVFLVASPYWGAEDWEVEEYALNEQFASKLSKVHPLFFYHSRDDEWVPFAHLSLYAEKLPHAVIRPFDGRGHQFNNDMTEVAQDIISSDIISSDIDGY
- a CDS encoding GNAT family N-acetyltransferase; this encodes MLRVRQATKQDHSALREIYLKSRAQYFTWMDSSKLAPEDFDRDTEGELVLVATNGARIIGFVAVWIPDHFIHHLYVHPDYTGQQVGTKLLQTCYETFDASPPLTLKCIKENAKALRFYRSQGWHIKGDGVSSNGAYYLMEYGGIHRT
- a CDS encoding alpha/beta fold hydrolase, which translates into the protein MFEKVLPPIQTYEARDGRSLCYRHYLADSNKVVILLHGISEDGQYLHPLAEFISKRQLAQVIVPDLRGYGLHPVRRGDVEYIGQHDDDIEDLIKWLRSRASSPLTLIMAGHSGGGGNAIRLAVHRVSREIAAFLLLAPSVHPKAPISHEKEPWSTIQIDKQRVRILTVLSAVGIRHLNKWVVMRNDKPIASRHGRETLELSYRLMLSRTPKAKYERYLRAMTQPTLVLVGDKEEVFIPGQYAPMFAQYNQAKVETVLDCDHDGILANKGTFREVESWLRALKV